One Mya arenaria isolate MELC-2E11 chromosome 7, ASM2691426v1 genomic window carries:
- the LOC128241619 gene encoding serine-rich adhesin for platelets-like — translation MMKRGKFPIVVLLMVCGTCLVTSESTTSSPTASSEVTASTTSTIGTGDVSTVTTYLSTESTLSSSSNTVPTSTQSLETSTSSGETHTSSTSTASNHSSTLSDYSSTSLTVISETAASSSGSTSVSSSASSTGHSQSSGSSSTSEKETSTSASSTASIPSSSFTTSATVTSGTTGSSSGSTSVSSPASSTGHSQSSGSSSTSENETTTSASSTANSPSSTLSDYSTTSVTGTSENAASSSGSTAVSSSASSTGHSQSSGSSSTSENETTTSAYSSVSSPSSTTSDYSKTSVTVTTENTTPSSGSTSVSSLASSTEDTSVSASESTTISTYNSPSSSYSPLLTTTEAEQTTLYTNETDENTTSTTISPTTSHSTTTPSYVVDYPVDSLVLVVDLEVTLGDELPFNESLQNRSTNYFRQLARDFESEMNRLFANETKNGFKEVSVTRFRNGSIIVDFEMKFYGGTELENVGNETFNRLDGTKKIILINKNVTVDANRTIITQAFDDVTDAEPCDKYEGIAECRPGYSCNPRGNSSIICTPVCYLTNHLKECQNGGVCYYDEPRNATMCRCPETDEHIYSGDLCQDKTDKLALSLPYIIGITAGVGGALLLFAIVLLVILCCRRSNQEGKGHLSDFGPGPDYNDVPTEARRSLSEGPSSSSAFFHGREHRVVTDSIGNPTYLYQPDGKRKHSIEDSHVNYGYQDNESDVMSGAYTEIKPGSSLSNLNLPEKFEIERPKLKPAANNPYYF, via the exons ATGATGAAAAGAG GAAAATTCCCCATTGTAGTACTTCTCATGGTGTGTGGGACATGTCTAGTGACATCGGAATCAACCACATCTTCTCCAACAGCTTCGTCAGAAGTAACGGCATCGACTACAAGTACAATAGGTACCGGAGATGTCTCAACCGTAACCACTTACCTTTCAACTGAGAGCACACTAAGCTCTTCCTCAAACACAGTTCCAACATCTACTCAATCGTTAGAAACATCAACATCGAGCGGAGAAACACACACGTCGTCTACTTCAACTGCGAGTAACCACTCTTCTACTTTGAGTGATTATTCTTCAACATCACTGACAGTAATTTCAGAAACTGCTGCTTCGTCTTCTGGATCAACGTCAGTCTCAAGTTCAGCCTCAAGTACAGGACACTCACAATCATCAGGATCATCATCAACCTCGGAAAAAGAAACTTCCACGTCGGCTTCTTCAACTGCGAGTATCCCATCTTCTTCTTTTACAACATCAGCGACAGTAACTTCAGGAACTACAGGTTCGTCTTCTGGATCAACATCGGTCTCAAGTCCAGCCTCAAGTACAGGACACTCACAATCATCAGGATCATCATCAACCTCGGAAAATGAAACTACCACATCGGCTTCTTCAACTGCGAACAGCCCATCTTCAACTTTGAGTGATTATTCAACAACATCAGTGACAGGTACATCAGAAAATGCTGCTTCGTCTTCTGGATCAACGGCAGTCTCAAGTTCAGCCTCAAGTACAGGACACTCACAATCATCAGGATCATCATCAACCTCGGAAAATGAAACTACCACATCGGCTTATTCATCTGTGAGTAGCCCGTCTTCTACCACAAGTgattattctaaaacatcagtGACAGTAACTACAGAAAATACAACTCCGTCCTCTGGATCAACGTCAGTCTCAAGTCTAGCCTCTAGCACAGAAGACACATCGGTTTCTGCTTCAGAATCtacaacaatatcaacatataATTCTCCATCGAGTTCATATTCTCCTTTATTGACTACAACTGAAGCAGAGCAAACAACGCTTTATACGAATGAAACAGATGAAAACACAACTTCAACAACGATTTCTCCTACAACTTCACATTCTACTACAACTCCGTCTTATGTTGTAGACTACCCTGTAG attcGCTCGTGTTAGTCGTCGATTTAGAGGTCACTCTAGGAGACGAGCTGCCCTTCAATGAGAGTCTGCAAAATCGTTCAACAAATTACTTCAGACAACTTGCTAGGGATTTCGAATCGGAG ATGAACAGGCTGTTTGCCAATGAAACTAAAAATGGCTTTAAGGAAGTTAGCGTAACAAGGTTTCG GAATGGTAGTATTATCGTCGACTTTGAAATGAAGTTTTACGGCGGTACAGAGTTAGAAAACGTCGGGAATGAAACGTTTAATCGTCTGGACGGaactaaaaaaatcatattaataaacaaGAATGTCACAGTGGACGCAAACAGAACAATTATCACTCAAGCCTTTGATGACG TAACTGATGCGGAACCTTGTGATAAATACGAGGGTATAGCAGAATGTCGCCCTGGGTATAGCTGTAACCCGCGTGGTAACAGCAGCATCATATGTACACCCGTATGTTACCTTACCAACCACTTGAAGGAATGTCAAAATGGCGGAGTGTGTTACTACGATGAACCCAGGAACGCCACAATGTGCAG ATGTCCAGAGACAGATGAGCACATCTACAGCGGGGATCTTTGCCAGGATAAAACAGACAAATTGGCCCTGTCACTGCCCTATATAATCGGCATTACCGCGGGAGTGGGTGGGGCGTTGCTACTGTTTGCCATAGTACTGTTGGTCATACTTTGCTGTAGGCGGTCTAACCAGGAGGG AAAAGGCCATTTGTCCGACTTCGGCCCAGGGCCTGACTATAACGATGTTCCCACTGAGGCCCGGCGATCGCTGAGTGAAGGCCCGTCCTCTTCCTCAGCGTTCTTTCACGGTCGAGAGCACAGAGTGGTCACCGATAGTATTGGAAATCCG ACCTACTTATACCAACCCGACGGGAAAAGGAAACACTCGATCGAAGACAGCCACGTAAATTACGGTTATCAAGACAACGAGAGTGACGTCATGTCCGGGGCGTACACTGAGATCAAACCAGGGTCATCTCTGTCTAATCTGAACTTGCCAGAAAAG